AAGATCGCGGAACGGTACGCGGCGTTCCAGGAAGGAGCGCGGCTCACCTGCTCGAAATTCCACCTGGATGCCGATCACCTCACGTTCCGGGATCTCACCATGGTAATCGTCGGGTGGCTGCGCCGGCACCCGCTCTCCATGCCCGCCGCAATCCCGGCGGGGGTAGCCGCATAACCCGCGCCCTCGCAGCCACTTGCGACCTCCGCGGCCCGGTCCCTGCATAGGAAGCGGGAACACGAGTGACGACAACCCGGACTGGATGATGGAAATGCGGAACTATCGATTGATCCCGACCCTCGCGCTGATGGCCGCGATGTCGGTGCTGGCTTGCGGGGAAAGTGGCGGCGGAACCAAGGCGCAGGGCGGCGACGCCGACAACCAGGCGGCCGGCTACGCGCCTGAGCAGGAGCAGGGGACGGCGGTGAACGATACCTCGCCCCATCGCCCCGCCACGCCCAGCCAGCAGCCCTGAGCCCAGCCGGCGCACGTTCACGCCGGTGCCTCCACCCCCTGGCACGTGCTTGGTGCCAGGGGGTGGCGAGCGTCTGGCGGTGATGCGCCAGGGCCTTTGCGGCGGGGGAGCGCAGCCCGTATAATCCGCCGCGACGTAGCGTTAGTTCACCTCAGATCGCCGGAAGAACCATGGCCGACGCCGCACGCGGGACCGTTCTCCCCGTCCGCCACCAGCCCCCGCTGCCGCGCGAGCGGCTGATCGTTTCCGACGCCCCCGACGCTGAGGCGATCGAGATGGACGTCGTCATCGTCGGCGGCGGGCCGGCCGGGCTGGCGTGCGCCATCGAGCTGGCGCGGCTGGTCCAGAAGGACGGCGAGGCCGGCGGCAGCCTGGGCGAAACGCAGATCGCGGTGCTCGACAAGGGCTCGGCGCTCGGCGAGCACAACCTGTCAGGCGCCGTCATCAACCCGCGCGCCTTCCGCGAGCTCTTTCCCGACCTGAAGGACGAAGACTTTCCCTTCCGCGACGCGGTGAGCAACGAAGCGGTGTACTTGCTCACGGAAACGGGGCAGTTCCGCATCCCCACGCCGCCCCCCATGCACAACAAGGGGAACTACACGGCATCGATCTCCGAGGTCTGCCGCTGGCTTGGCGAGCAGGCCGAGGGGCTGGGCGTGAACATGCTTCCAGGCTTTCCAGTGGACTCGCTGCTGGTGGAAGGCAAGGCGGTCCGCGGGGTTCGCACCACGCCGGCGGGCCTCAAGCGCGACGGCACCCCGGGGCCGGGCGCCGAGCCCCCGACGGACGTCACGGCGCGCGTCACCGTGCTGGCCGAGGGCACGCGCGGGCCGCTGGGCCAGGCCTGGCGCGAGTGGCAGGGCGTGGGGTCCGAGAACCCTCAGATCTTTGCGCTGGGCGTAAAGGAGCTGTGGGAAACGAAGGTCCCGCTGGACCGCATCGTCCACACGCTGGGCTGGCCGCTGCCGCGCGACGCCTTCGGCGGCAGCTTCATGTATCCGCTGGAGCCCAACCTCGTTGCCATCGGCCTTGTGGTGGGGCTGGACTACAAGCAGACCACGCTGGACGTGCACGAGATGCTGCAGCGGATGAAGCTGCACCCGTTCTTCCGGAAGTACCTGGAAGGCGGCGAAATGGTGGAGTGGGGCGCCAAGACCATCCCGGAGGGCGGCTTCTTCGGGCTGCCGGGGCGGCTGCACGGCGACGGGCTGGTGATGGTGGGCGACACGGCGGGCTTCGTGGACGTGCCCTCGCTGAAGGGCATCCACTACGCCATGCAGACCGGCATGTTCGCCGCGCGCGCCATCTTCGAGGGGCTGAAAAAGGGCGACATGTCGTCGTCCGCCCTGTCGTCGTACGACACGATGGTGCACGGCAGCTACGTGCGCGACGACCTGTACAAGAGCCGCAACCAGCGGCTGGCGTTCAAGGACGGCTTCTTCGTCGGGGGGGCCAAGGCGACGCTGATGACGGTGACCGGCGGGCGGTTTCCGGGCGGCAAGATCAGCATGCATTCGGATGCGGAGGCGCCGCGCCAGGTGACGCCGGAGCAGCCGTTCATCCCCGACGGCAAGCTGACGTTCAGCAAGGTGGATGCGGTGTTCAAGGCGGGGAACCAGACCCGCGACGACATCCCTTCGCACCTGATCGTGGGACAGGACATCAGCCCCGAGGTGGCGCAGTTGTACGTGCACCTGTGCCCCGCCGGCGTGTACGAGCTGAACGGCGACAAGCTGGTGGTGAACGCGCCCAACTGCATCGACTGCAAGGCCACCGACGTCATCGGCCCGCGCTGGACGCCGCGCGAGGGCGGAAGCGGCCCGGCCTACAAGAAGATGTGACCGTGGCACCCGGGTGGTAGATGCGGAAGCAGGCCGGAGCTCTCACCGAGAGACTCCGGCCTGCGTCGTCTCGGGACTCACGTTCGAAATCCGGGACGCGCCTCCAAGTCATCCACGCGCCACCACAAGCCAGTCCGCGAAGGCGGACTTCGTGTGCTTGTTGCAGCGAATTCATTCGCCCGTGCTGGCCCGCGCACCGACCCCGACCTCCATGCCCGACACTCTCCCCACTTCGATTCGCCGCGAGTACGACCGCGCCGCCGCGGAGTACGATCGCCGTTGGGCGCGCTACAACCACGCGAGCCTCGCTCTGCTGCGCCCGTGGATCGCGGGACCGACACTCGGGAGGGTGCTCGACGTCGGCTGCGGGACGGGCAACCTGGCGCCCGCTCTCGCCGAGTGGGGGGCGTCGGTGGATGCGTACGTGGGGGTGGACCTGTCGCCCGGGATGGTGCGGATGGCGGCGCCGAAGCTCGGGGTGGGCGGATGGCCCGGCGCGGTCGTCGCGGGAAGCGCGCTCGCACTGCCGATCGCGACGGCATCGTTCGACACGGCCCTGTGCGCGTCGAACCTGCACTACTGGCCCGATGCACACGTCGGCCTCGCGGAACTCCGGCGTGTGCTCAGGCCGGGCGGACGGCTGCTGCTGGTGGACTGGGACCGCGCGCCGCTCCGGATGCGCGCCTTCGACCTGTGGATGCGCCGCGGACTCCGCATCAAGTACCACCGCATGTACTCACGCCGGGAGATGCGCGCTCTGCTGCTCGAAGCCGGCTTCCGCGTCGCTCACGAAGCGCGCGGCGCCGCGGGGCTGCTCTGGCGCCTGGCG
This sequence is a window from Longimicrobium sp.. Protein-coding genes within it:
- a CDS encoding electron-transfer flavoprotein:ubiquinone oxidoreductase, translating into MADAARGTVLPVRHQPPLPRERLIVSDAPDAEAIEMDVVIVGGGPAGLACAIELARLVQKDGEAGGSLGETQIAVLDKGSALGEHNLSGAVINPRAFRELFPDLKDEDFPFRDAVSNEAVYLLTETGQFRIPTPPPMHNKGNYTASISEVCRWLGEQAEGLGVNMLPGFPVDSLLVEGKAVRGVRTTPAGLKRDGTPGPGAEPPTDVTARVTVLAEGTRGPLGQAWREWQGVGSENPQIFALGVKELWETKVPLDRIVHTLGWPLPRDAFGGSFMYPLEPNLVAIGLVVGLDYKQTTLDVHEMLQRMKLHPFFRKYLEGGEMVEWGAKTIPEGGFFGLPGRLHGDGLVMVGDTAGFVDVPSLKGIHYAMQTGMFAARAIFEGLKKGDMSSSALSSYDTMVHGSYVRDDLYKSRNQRLAFKDGFFVGGAKATLMTVTGGRFPGGKISMHSDAEAPRQVTPEQPFIPDGKLTFSKVDAVFKAGNQTRDDIPSHLIVGQDISPEVAQLYVHLCPAGVYELNGDKLVVNAPNCIDCKATDVIGPRWTPREGGSGPAYKKM
- a CDS encoding class I SAM-dependent methyltransferase, with the translated sequence MPDTLPTSIRREYDRAAAEYDRRWARYNHASLALLRPWIAGPTLGRVLDVGCGTGNLAPALAEWGASVDAYVGVDLSPGMVRMAAPKLGVGGWPGAVVAGSALALPIATASFDTALCASNLHYWPDAHVGLAELRRVLRPGGRLLLVDWDRAPLRMRAFDLWMRRGLRIKYHRMYSRREMRALLLEAGFRVAHEARGAAGLLWRLAAFEAASVPA